One Falco peregrinus isolate bFalPer1 chromosome 6, bFalPer1.pri, whole genome shotgun sequence DNA segment encodes these proteins:
- the ETFRF1 gene encoding electron transfer flavoprotein regulatory factor 1, with product MANSLRGEVLNLYKNLLYLGREYPKGADYFRSRLKAAFLKNKDVKDPEKIKELIARGEFVMKELEALYFLRKYRALKQRYYSDDNQ from the exons ATGGCCAATTCTTTAAGAGGTGAAGTGCTGAATCTATACAAAAAT ctgCTGTACCTTGGAAGGGAGTATCCCAAAGGAGCAGACTACTTTAGAAGCCgtttgaaagcagcttttctaaAAAACAAAGATGTGAAAGATCCTGAAAAAATTAAGGAACTGATTGCACGAGGAGAATTTGTTATGAAAGAGTTGGAGGCTTTGTACTTTCTCAGAAAATACAGAGCTCTGAAACAGCGCTACTACAGTGATGACAATCAGTAA